From the genome of Sander lucioperca isolate FBNREF2018 chromosome 1, SLUC_FBN_1.2, whole genome shotgun sequence, one region includes:
- the map7d3 gene encoding ensconsin isoform X1, with translation MAEGATTLKGLRAQMAAAAQAQAEERRSLAGNSPGPTTNAPAKPQGGSRPVIDGAALRIDDRLRVAKERREEAERQQVLRDSQIMERERKAKMQVERQMEERQKKVDEQRRKEEQKRLAVEEKRKQKQEEEKEHYEAVMRRTLERSQRVEQRQKRWSWGGLSTDSDGRTGDSDAGTSSPVTIVISSASPEKPPRSQQVDKRSTSTMNLKQLSEAGISKRLSSSSATLIKSPDKSVKPRSSSCNRLPNNGNAAQASKEDGKKLQVEQTGRSVVKRSSSLTRVSVGRAQTPAKPDKGTTDDQARRPPAGTVDGGVLSRLLTPTQASLARSRSAAALSAEGTDAPECHLCPRSASASPLHPPRGPVRSRSIDRQKSSMTTSVSADGALDPSLKDKQFTSPGGQRPASPSTTMGRNRSPSPAPNPAPKRTPSPTASKQNPKTRPPSPSAMKQRPPSPQPTSAKPPPIQKPALTPTGAPTLRKRDSKSKDLCPVQAVSPQSSDSSKTKEKDDSKASTGTNSAAEAAKILAENRRLMREQKEREEQLRIQREEEEKLRKEEEMRLAEEARLKRLEEEKKLAEERKIKDEEDARLAEEERVRMAEEEAVRQAELQKEREEAEAKALEEAERVRLERERIMQQNQQERMERKKRIEEIMKRTRKGEQNDLKRDGDKQDDGDDGDDGDDGDDGDDGDDGDEGEDYETQSQTDDIGMEDDKDESSLSFGEPVAQREEPLGSVNGKPETDDKENNNGISTDEPQAVSPVPKGRLVEGSEFLNEQDSAKVGLVSGLNGKSNQWSFEELIDLNVHSKTRPLIEAEDCNQVLINCDGSSDGTRVAFEDKGTPVNTLHSPNQPLEALSEI, from the exons ATGGCGGAGGGTGCTACGACTCTCAAAGGCTTGCGAGCCCAAATGG CTGCAGCTGCACAGGCACAAGCCGAGGAGCGGCGCAGCCTGGCAGGGAACAGCCCAGGACCTACAACCAACGCACCAGCTAAACCTCAGGGGGGGAGTAGGCCAG TCATTGACGGTGCCGCGCTTAGAATAGACGACCGGCTGCGAGTGGCAAAAGAGAGGCGagaggaggcagagagacaacagG TTTTGCGAGACTCTCAGATCATGGAGCGGGAGCGCAAGGCCAAGATGCAAGTGGAGCGTCAGATGGAGGAGCGTCAGAAAAAGGTTGATGAACAGCGAAGAAAGGAGGAGCAGAAACGATTGGCtgtggaggagaagaggaagcagaaacaggaagaggaaaag GAGCACTACGAGGCAGTGATGCGGCGGACATTGGAGCGCAGTCAGCGAGTGGAGCAGAGGCAGAAAAGATGGTCCTGGGGAGGACTGTCCACTGACTCAGATGGACGAACAG GAGACTCTGATGCCGGCACCTCATCTCCAGTAACTATAGTTATCTCCTCTGCCTCGCCAGAAAAGCCACCAAGGAGTCAACAAG TGGACAAGCGCTCCACATCCACCATGAACCTGAAACAGCTGTCCGAGGCTGGCATCAGCAAACGCCtatcctcctcctctgccaccCTTATCAAATCTCCTGACAAAA GTGTTAAGCCGAGGAGTTCGTCTTGTAACCGGTTGCCTAACAATGGCAATGCTGCTCAGGCCAGTAAGGAAGATGGCAAAAAACTTCAGGTGGAACAGACAG GCCGTTCCGTCGTGAAGAGAAGTTCCTCCCTCACACGAGTAAGTGTGGGCAGAGCACAGACCCCCGCCAAGCCTGATAAGGGGACAACAGATGATCAAG CTCGCAGGCCACCGGCCGGCACTGTGGACGGAGGGGTCCTTAGTCGCCTGCTCACCCCCACCCAGGCCTCACTAGCTAGGAGCAGGAGCGCCGCCGCCCTGTCAGCTGAAGGAACAGATGCTCCAG AGTGTCACCTGTGTCCTCGCTCAGCCTCTGCCAGTCCCCTGCATCCACCACGGGGACCCGTGCGCAGCCGCAGCATTGACCGGCAGAAGAGCAGCATGACCACCTCTGTGTCGGCCGACGGAGCCCTTGACCCTTCACTG AAAGACAAGCAGTTTACATCGCCTGGAGGGCAACGTCCCGCCTCCCCATCTACTACCATGGGACGTAACCGTTCACCATCCCCAGCCCCCAATCCAGCCCCAAAGAGGACCCCCTCTCCAACAGCATCCAA GCAAAATCCTAAGACACGCCCACCCTCACCGAGTGCAATGAAACAACGCCCCCCATCCCCCCAGCCTACATCAGCCAAACCTCCACCTATTCAGAAACCAGCTCTCACTCCAACAGGGGCCCCCACCTTGCGAAAGAGGGACTCCAAGTCCAAGGATCTGTGTCCGGTCCAGGCTGTGTCTCCACAGTCCTCTGATTCCAGCAAGACCAAAGAGAAAGATG ACTCTAAAGCCTCGACAGGCACTAACTCGGCCGCTGAGGCAGCCAAGATCCTGGCGGAGAACCGCAGACTGATGCgagagcagaaagagagagaggagcagctcAGGAtacagagggaggaagaggagaa GCTGAGAAAGGAAGAAGAGATGCGTTTAGCGGAGGAGGCTCGACTGAAACGCCTAGAGGAGGAAAAGAAACTTGCCGAGGAGAGGAAAATTAAAGACGAGGAAGATGCTCGCCTAGCAGAGGAGGAGCGGGTGAGAATGGCAGAAGAGGAGGCAGTGAGACAGGCCGAGCTCCAGAAGGAACGGGAGGAGGCTGAGGCCAAGGCCCtggaggaggcagagagagtCCGTCTGGAGAGAGAGCGCATcatgcagcagaaccagcaaGAACGAATGGAGAGGAAGAAG AGAATTGAAGAGATAATGAAGAGAACAAGAAAAGGGGAGCAAAATGACTTGAAG agagatggcGATAAACAGGACGATGGAGACGATGGAGATGATGGAGATGATGGAGACGATGGAGACGATGGAGACGATGGAGACGAGGGAGAGGACTATGAAACCCAGA GCCAGACAGATGACATCGGCATGGAGGATGACAAAGATGAGAGTAGTCTGTCCTTTGGTGAGCCAGTGGCACAACGAGAGGAGCCCCTGGGCAGCGTGAATGGAAAACCAGAGACAGACGACAAGGAGAATAACAATGGCATAAGCACAGATGAGCCTCAGGCAGTAAG TCCAGTCCCTAAGGGCCGCCTCGTCGAGGGCTCGGAGTTCCTGAATGAGCAGGACTCCGCCAAGGTGGGGTTGGTCTCAGGTCTAAATGGTAAATCCAACCAGTGGAGCTTTGAGGAACTCATTGACCTCAACGTCCACTCCAAGACTCGGCCCCTCATCGAGGCAGAGGACTGTAACCAGGTCTTGATCAACTGTGACGGGAGCTCAGATGGGACCAGGGTAGCCTTCGAGGACAAGGGAACCCCTGTCAACACCCTGCATTCCCCTAATCAGCCCTTAGAAGCTCTGTCAG AGATTTGA
- the map7d3 gene encoding MAP7 domain-containing protein 2 isoform X13: MAEGATTLKGLRAQMAAAAQAQAEERRSLAGNSPGPTTNAPAKPQGGSRPVIDGAALRIDDRLRVAKERREEAERQQVLRDSQIMERERKAKMQVERQMEERQKKVDEQRRKEEQKRLAVEEKRKQKQEEEKEHYEAVMRRTLERSQRVEQRQKRWSWGGLSTDSDGRTGDSDAGTSSPVTIVISSASPEKPPRSQQVDKRSTSTMNLKQLSEAGISKRLSSSSATLIKSPDKKCHLCPRSASASPLHPPRGPVRSRSIDRQKSSMTTSVSADGALDPSLKDKQFTSPGGQRPASPSTTMGRNRSPSPAPNPAPKRTPSPTASKQNPKTRPPSPSAMKQRPPSPQPTSAKPPPIQKPALTPTGAPTLRKRDSKSKDLCPVQAVSPQSSDSSKTKEKDDSKASTGTNSAAEAAKILAENRRLMREQKEREEQLRIQREEEEKLRKEEEMRLAEEARLKRLEEEKKLAEERKIKDEEDARLAEEERVRMAEEEAVRQAELQKEREEAEAKALEEAERVRLERERIMQQNQQERMERKKRIEEIMKRTRKGEQNDLKRDGDKQDDDDGDDGDEGEDYETQSQTDDIGMEDDKDESSLSFGEPVAQREEPLGSVNGKPETDDKENNNGISTDEPQAVSPVPKGRLVEGSEFLNEQDSAKVGLVSGLNGKSNQWSFEELIDLNVHSKTRPLIEAEDCNQVLINCDGSSDGTRVAFEDKGTPVNTLHSPNQPLEALSEI; the protein is encoded by the exons ATGGCGGAGGGTGCTACGACTCTCAAAGGCTTGCGAGCCCAAATGG CTGCAGCTGCACAGGCACAAGCCGAGGAGCGGCGCAGCCTGGCAGGGAACAGCCCAGGACCTACAACCAACGCACCAGCTAAACCTCAGGGGGGGAGTAGGCCAG TCATTGACGGTGCCGCGCTTAGAATAGACGACCGGCTGCGAGTGGCAAAAGAGAGGCGagaggaggcagagagacaacagG TTTTGCGAGACTCTCAGATCATGGAGCGGGAGCGCAAGGCCAAGATGCAAGTGGAGCGTCAGATGGAGGAGCGTCAGAAAAAGGTTGATGAACAGCGAAGAAAGGAGGAGCAGAAACGATTGGCtgtggaggagaagaggaagcagaaacaggaagaggaaaag GAGCACTACGAGGCAGTGATGCGGCGGACATTGGAGCGCAGTCAGCGAGTGGAGCAGAGGCAGAAAAGATGGTCCTGGGGAGGACTGTCCACTGACTCAGATGGACGAACAG GAGACTCTGATGCCGGCACCTCATCTCCAGTAACTATAGTTATCTCCTCTGCCTCGCCAGAAAAGCCACCAAGGAGTCAACAAG TGGACAAGCGCTCCACATCCACCATGAACCTGAAACAGCTGTCCGAGGCTGGCATCAGCAAACGCCtatcctcctcctctgccaccCTTATCAAATCTCCTGACAAAA AGTGTCACCTGTGTCCTCGCTCAGCCTCTGCCAGTCCCCTGCATCCACCACGGGGACCCGTGCGCAGCCGCAGCATTGACCGGCAGAAGAGCAGCATGACCACCTCTGTGTCGGCCGACGGAGCCCTTGACCCTTCACTG AAAGACAAGCAGTTTACATCGCCTGGAGGGCAACGTCCCGCCTCCCCATCTACTACCATGGGACGTAACCGTTCACCATCCCCAGCCCCCAATCCAGCCCCAAAGAGGACCCCCTCTCCAACAGCATCCAA GCAAAATCCTAAGACACGCCCACCCTCACCGAGTGCAATGAAACAACGCCCCCCATCCCCCCAGCCTACATCAGCCAAACCTCCACCTATTCAGAAACCAGCTCTCACTCCAACAGGGGCCCCCACCTTGCGAAAGAGGGACTCCAAGTCCAAGGATCTGTGTCCGGTCCAGGCTGTGTCTCCACAGTCCTCTGATTCCAGCAAGACCAAAGAGAAAGATG ACTCTAAAGCCTCGACAGGCACTAACTCGGCCGCTGAGGCAGCCAAGATCCTGGCGGAGAACCGCAGACTGATGCgagagcagaaagagagagaggagcagctcAGGAtacagagggaggaagaggagaa GCTGAGAAAGGAAGAAGAGATGCGTTTAGCGGAGGAGGCTCGACTGAAACGCCTAGAGGAGGAAAAGAAACTTGCCGAGGAGAGGAAAATTAAAGACGAGGAAGATGCTCGCCTAGCAGAGGAGGAGCGGGTGAGAATGGCAGAAGAGGAGGCAGTGAGACAGGCCGAGCTCCAGAAGGAACGGGAGGAGGCTGAGGCCAAGGCCCtggaggaggcagagagagtCCGTCTGGAGAGAGAGCGCATcatgcagcagaaccagcaaGAACGAATGGAGAGGAAGAAG AGAATTGAAGAGATAATGAAGAGAACAAGAAAAGGGGAGCAAAATGACTTGAAG agagatggcGATAAACAGGACGATG ACGATGGAGACGATGGAGACGAGGGAGAGGACTATGAAACCCAGA GCCAGACAGATGACATCGGCATGGAGGATGACAAAGATGAGAGTAGTCTGTCCTTTGGTGAGCCAGTGGCACAACGAGAGGAGCCCCTGGGCAGCGTGAATGGAAAACCAGAGACAGACGACAAGGAGAATAACAATGGCATAAGCACAGATGAGCCTCAGGCAGTAAG TCCAGTCCCTAAGGGCCGCCTCGTCGAGGGCTCGGAGTTCCTGAATGAGCAGGACTCCGCCAAGGTGGGGTTGGTCTCAGGTCTAAATGGTAAATCCAACCAGTGGAGCTTTGAGGAACTCATTGACCTCAACGTCCACTCCAAGACTCGGCCCCTCATCGAGGCAGAGGACTGTAACCAGGTCTTGATCAACTGTGACGGGAGCTCAGATGGGACCAGGGTAGCCTTCGAGGACAAGGGAACCCCTGTCAACACCCTGCATTCCCCTAATCAGCCCTTAGAAGCTCTGTCAG AGATTTGA
- the map7d3 gene encoding ensconsin isoform X12, with product MAEGATTLKGLRAQMAAAAQAQAEERRSLAGNSPGPTTNAPAKPQGGSRPVIDGAALRIDDRLRVAKERREEAERQQVLRDSQIMERERKAKMQVERQMEERQKKVDEQRRKEEQKRLAVEEKRKQKQEEEKEHYEAVMRRTLERSQRVEQRQKRWSWGGLSTDSDGRTVDKRSTSTMNLKQLSEAGISKRLSSSSATLIKSPDKTRRPPAGTVDGGVLSRLLTPTQASLARSRSAAALSAEGTDAPECHLCPRSASASPLHPPRGPVRSRSIDRQKSSMTTSVSADGALDPSLKDKQFTSPGGQRPASPSTTMGRNRSPSPAPNPAPKRTPSPTASKQNPKTRPPSPSAMKQRPPSPQPTSAKPPPIQKPALTPTGAPTLRKRDSKSKDLCPVQAVSPQSSDSSKTKEKDDSKASTGTNSAAEAAKILAENRRLMREQKEREEQLRIQREEEEKLRKEEEMRLAEEARLKRLEEEKKLAEERKIKDEEDARLAEEERVRMAEEEAVRQAELQKEREEAEAKALEEAERVRLERERIMQQNQQERMERKKRIEEIMKRTRKGEQNDLKRDGDKQDDDDGDDGDEGEDYETQSQTDDIGMEDDKDESSLSFGEPVAQREEPLGSVNGKPETDDKENNNGISTDEPQAVSPVPKGRLVEGSEFLNEQDSAKVGLVSGLNGKSNQWSFEELIDLNVHSKTRPLIEAEDCNQVLINCDGSSDGTRVAFEDKGTPVNTLHSPNQPLEALSEI from the exons ATGGCGGAGGGTGCTACGACTCTCAAAGGCTTGCGAGCCCAAATGG CTGCAGCTGCACAGGCACAAGCCGAGGAGCGGCGCAGCCTGGCAGGGAACAGCCCAGGACCTACAACCAACGCACCAGCTAAACCTCAGGGGGGGAGTAGGCCAG TCATTGACGGTGCCGCGCTTAGAATAGACGACCGGCTGCGAGTGGCAAAAGAGAGGCGagaggaggcagagagacaacagG TTTTGCGAGACTCTCAGATCATGGAGCGGGAGCGCAAGGCCAAGATGCAAGTGGAGCGTCAGATGGAGGAGCGTCAGAAAAAGGTTGATGAACAGCGAAGAAAGGAGGAGCAGAAACGATTGGCtgtggaggagaagaggaagcagaaacaggaagaggaaaag GAGCACTACGAGGCAGTGATGCGGCGGACATTGGAGCGCAGTCAGCGAGTGGAGCAGAGGCAGAAAAGATGGTCCTGGGGAGGACTGTCCACTGACTCAGATGGACGAACAG TGGACAAGCGCTCCACATCCACCATGAACCTGAAACAGCTGTCCGAGGCTGGCATCAGCAAACGCCtatcctcctcctctgccaccCTTATCAAATCTCCTGACAAAA CTCGCAGGCCACCGGCCGGCACTGTGGACGGAGGGGTCCTTAGTCGCCTGCTCACCCCCACCCAGGCCTCACTAGCTAGGAGCAGGAGCGCCGCCGCCCTGTCAGCTGAAGGAACAGATGCTCCAG AGTGTCACCTGTGTCCTCGCTCAGCCTCTGCCAGTCCCCTGCATCCACCACGGGGACCCGTGCGCAGCCGCAGCATTGACCGGCAGAAGAGCAGCATGACCACCTCTGTGTCGGCCGACGGAGCCCTTGACCCTTCACTG AAAGACAAGCAGTTTACATCGCCTGGAGGGCAACGTCCCGCCTCCCCATCTACTACCATGGGACGTAACCGTTCACCATCCCCAGCCCCCAATCCAGCCCCAAAGAGGACCCCCTCTCCAACAGCATCCAA GCAAAATCCTAAGACACGCCCACCCTCACCGAGTGCAATGAAACAACGCCCCCCATCCCCCCAGCCTACATCAGCCAAACCTCCACCTATTCAGAAACCAGCTCTCACTCCAACAGGGGCCCCCACCTTGCGAAAGAGGGACTCCAAGTCCAAGGATCTGTGTCCGGTCCAGGCTGTGTCTCCACAGTCCTCTGATTCCAGCAAGACCAAAGAGAAAGATG ACTCTAAAGCCTCGACAGGCACTAACTCGGCCGCTGAGGCAGCCAAGATCCTGGCGGAGAACCGCAGACTGATGCgagagcagaaagagagagaggagcagctcAGGAtacagagggaggaagaggagaa GCTGAGAAAGGAAGAAGAGATGCGTTTAGCGGAGGAGGCTCGACTGAAACGCCTAGAGGAGGAAAAGAAACTTGCCGAGGAGAGGAAAATTAAAGACGAGGAAGATGCTCGCCTAGCAGAGGAGGAGCGGGTGAGAATGGCAGAAGAGGAGGCAGTGAGACAGGCCGAGCTCCAGAAGGAACGGGAGGAGGCTGAGGCCAAGGCCCtggaggaggcagagagagtCCGTCTGGAGAGAGAGCGCATcatgcagcagaaccagcaaGAACGAATGGAGAGGAAGAAG AGAATTGAAGAGATAATGAAGAGAACAAGAAAAGGGGAGCAAAATGACTTGAAG agagatggcGATAAACAGGACGATG ACGATGGAGACGATGGAGACGAGGGAGAGGACTATGAAACCCAGA GCCAGACAGATGACATCGGCATGGAGGATGACAAAGATGAGAGTAGTCTGTCCTTTGGTGAGCCAGTGGCACAACGAGAGGAGCCCCTGGGCAGCGTGAATGGAAAACCAGAGACAGACGACAAGGAGAATAACAATGGCATAAGCACAGATGAGCCTCAGGCAGTAAG TCCAGTCCCTAAGGGCCGCCTCGTCGAGGGCTCGGAGTTCCTGAATGAGCAGGACTCCGCCAAGGTGGGGTTGGTCTCAGGTCTAAATGGTAAATCCAACCAGTGGAGCTTTGAGGAACTCATTGACCTCAACGTCCACTCCAAGACTCGGCCCCTCATCGAGGCAGAGGACTGTAACCAGGTCTTGATCAACTGTGACGGGAGCTCAGATGGGACCAGGGTAGCCTTCGAGGACAAGGGAACCCCTGTCAACACCCTGCATTCCCCTAATCAGCCCTTAGAAGCTCTGTCAG AGATTTGA
- the map7d3 gene encoding MAP7 domain-containing protein 2 isoform X14, with amino-acid sequence MAEGATTLKGLRAQMAAAAQAQAEERRSLAGNSPGPTTNAPAKPQGGSRPVIDGAALRIDDRLRVAKERREEAERQQVLRDSQIMERERKAKMQVERQMEERQKKVDEQRRKEEQKRLAVEEKRKQKQEEEKEHYEAVMRRTLERSQRVEQRQKRWSWGGLSTDSDGRTGDSDAGTSSPVTIVISSASPEKPPRSQQVDKRSTSTMNLKQLSEAGISKRLSSSSATLIKSPDKTSASPLHPPRGPVRSRSIDRQKSSMTTSVSADGALDPSLKDKQFTSPGGQRPASPSTTMGRNRSPSPAPNPAPKRTPSPTASKQNPKTRPPSPSAMKQRPPSPQPTSAKPPPIQKPALTPTGAPTLRKRDSKSKDLCPVQAVSPQSSDSSKTKEKDDSKASTGTNSAAEAAKILAENRRLMREQKEREEQLRIQREEEEKLRKEEEMRLAEEARLKRLEEEKKLAEERKIKDEEDARLAEEERVRMAEEEAVRQAELQKEREEAEAKALEEAERVRLERERIMQQNQQERMERKKRIEEIMKRTRKGEQNDLKRDGDKQDDDDGDDGDEGEDYETQSQTDDIGMEDDKDESSLSFGEPVAQREEPLGSVNGKPETDDKENNNGISTDEPQAVSPVPKGRLVEGSEFLNEQDSAKVGLVSGLNGKSNQWSFEELIDLNVHSKTRPLIEAEDCNQVLINCDGSSDGTRVAFEDKGTPVNTLHSPNQPLEALSEI; translated from the exons ATGGCGGAGGGTGCTACGACTCTCAAAGGCTTGCGAGCCCAAATGG CTGCAGCTGCACAGGCACAAGCCGAGGAGCGGCGCAGCCTGGCAGGGAACAGCCCAGGACCTACAACCAACGCACCAGCTAAACCTCAGGGGGGGAGTAGGCCAG TCATTGACGGTGCCGCGCTTAGAATAGACGACCGGCTGCGAGTGGCAAAAGAGAGGCGagaggaggcagagagacaacagG TTTTGCGAGACTCTCAGATCATGGAGCGGGAGCGCAAGGCCAAGATGCAAGTGGAGCGTCAGATGGAGGAGCGTCAGAAAAAGGTTGATGAACAGCGAAGAAAGGAGGAGCAGAAACGATTGGCtgtggaggagaagaggaagcagaaacaggaagaggaaaag GAGCACTACGAGGCAGTGATGCGGCGGACATTGGAGCGCAGTCAGCGAGTGGAGCAGAGGCAGAAAAGATGGTCCTGGGGAGGACTGTCCACTGACTCAGATGGACGAACAG GAGACTCTGATGCCGGCACCTCATCTCCAGTAACTATAGTTATCTCCTCTGCCTCGCCAGAAAAGCCACCAAGGAGTCAACAAG TGGACAAGCGCTCCACATCCACCATGAACCTGAAACAGCTGTCCGAGGCTGGCATCAGCAAACGCCtatcctcctcctctgccaccCTTATCAAATCTCCTGACAAAA CCTCTGCCAGTCCCCTGCATCCACCACGGGGACCCGTGCGCAGCCGCAGCATTGACCGGCAGAAGAGCAGCATGACCACCTCTGTGTCGGCCGACGGAGCCCTTGACCCTTCACTG AAAGACAAGCAGTTTACATCGCCTGGAGGGCAACGTCCCGCCTCCCCATCTACTACCATGGGACGTAACCGTTCACCATCCCCAGCCCCCAATCCAGCCCCAAAGAGGACCCCCTCTCCAACAGCATCCAA GCAAAATCCTAAGACACGCCCACCCTCACCGAGTGCAATGAAACAACGCCCCCCATCCCCCCAGCCTACATCAGCCAAACCTCCACCTATTCAGAAACCAGCTCTCACTCCAACAGGGGCCCCCACCTTGCGAAAGAGGGACTCCAAGTCCAAGGATCTGTGTCCGGTCCAGGCTGTGTCTCCACAGTCCTCTGATTCCAGCAAGACCAAAGAGAAAGATG ACTCTAAAGCCTCGACAGGCACTAACTCGGCCGCTGAGGCAGCCAAGATCCTGGCGGAGAACCGCAGACTGATGCgagagcagaaagagagagaggagcagctcAGGAtacagagggaggaagaggagaa GCTGAGAAAGGAAGAAGAGATGCGTTTAGCGGAGGAGGCTCGACTGAAACGCCTAGAGGAGGAAAAGAAACTTGCCGAGGAGAGGAAAATTAAAGACGAGGAAGATGCTCGCCTAGCAGAGGAGGAGCGGGTGAGAATGGCAGAAGAGGAGGCAGTGAGACAGGCCGAGCTCCAGAAGGAACGGGAGGAGGCTGAGGCCAAGGCCCtggaggaggcagagagagtCCGTCTGGAGAGAGAGCGCATcatgcagcagaaccagcaaGAACGAATGGAGAGGAAGAAG AGAATTGAAGAGATAATGAAGAGAACAAGAAAAGGGGAGCAAAATGACTTGAAG agagatggcGATAAACAGGACGATG ACGATGGAGACGATGGAGACGAGGGAGAGGACTATGAAACCCAGA GCCAGACAGATGACATCGGCATGGAGGATGACAAAGATGAGAGTAGTCTGTCCTTTGGTGAGCCAGTGGCACAACGAGAGGAGCCCCTGGGCAGCGTGAATGGAAAACCAGAGACAGACGACAAGGAGAATAACAATGGCATAAGCACAGATGAGCCTCAGGCAGTAAG TCCAGTCCCTAAGGGCCGCCTCGTCGAGGGCTCGGAGTTCCTGAATGAGCAGGACTCCGCCAAGGTGGGGTTGGTCTCAGGTCTAAATGGTAAATCCAACCAGTGGAGCTTTGAGGAACTCATTGACCTCAACGTCCACTCCAAGACTCGGCCCCTCATCGAGGCAGAGGACTGTAACCAGGTCTTGATCAACTGTGACGGGAGCTCAGATGGGACCAGGGTAGCCTTCGAGGACAAGGGAACCCCTGTCAACACCCTGCATTCCCCTAATCAGCCCTTAGAAGCTCTGTCAG AGATTTGA